Below is a window of Drosophila miranda strain MSH22 chromosome 3, D.miranda_PacBio2.1, whole genome shotgun sequence DNA.
GCCTAATGACTTTATAACTGCAATCACTCGGCCCCGATTGAGACATCGTTCAGTTGTCCAATGAATAAACCAAAAATGACGAGACATTAAAAACCTATCAGGGGTTGCTTTTTCCCCATATATAAACAAATTTTCGGCTGGAAAATACCTTAGAAGATGAAGAAACCCCTCTTTGAACGCCTACGACCGGTGCCACTCACCAAGAGCGTCGCCTCTTCTGACGCCTGCATCTATTTTTATCGCGCTGCAACCTTTTTGGGCTGGGTCCCACCCAAGGCGAGACTGCATCGATGGGCTTATCTGCTCTGGACCTGCACAACCATGGTGCTGGGGTTGGTTTACCTGCCGCTGGGTCTCTTCCTCACCTATGTGGTGCACTTTGACAAGTTCGCGGCGAGCGAGTTCCTCACCTCGGTGCAGGTGGACATCAATTGCATTGGGAATGGGGTCAAGGCCTGTGTCACCTTCtcccagatgtggcgcatgcGGAGGATCAACGCAATGATTGCCCCCCTAGATGAGCGCTGTACGACGCTGAACCAGCGCCAGATACTCCATAAGATGGTGGCCCGGGGGAATCGAATCATTGTGTTCTTTCTCAGCATGTACCTAGGGTTCACCACCACGACGCTGTTCTCGTCGGTTTTCGCGGGAAAGGCTCCCTGGCAGGTGTACAATCCGCTGGTTGACTGGCGGCAGGGCACGCGCCAGTTGTGGGAGGCCTCGCTCTTGGAATATATCTTCATTGGCATTGGTGTCTGTCAGGAGCTGCTGTCCGACAGCTATCCGATTATTTTTTTGTCCATATTTCGCGGACATCTGGCCATTCTCGAAGATCGCATAAAGAATCTGCGCTCCAACCCCGAGCTCTCCGAGAAGGAGAACTACCAGCAACTGGTGGACTGCATCAAGGATTATCGGACTATCGTGCAGTAAACAGATAAACTCCCATGGAGCTCTTGATTTTTAAGCGAGCTTCCTCTTTGCAGATGCTGCGATCTTATAAGACCCATCATGTCGGCCACCATCTTTACGCAGTTCATGCTGATTGGCATCGTCGTGGGTGTGGCGGCCGTCAACATACTGTTCTTCACCACCAGCATCTGGATGACCCTGTCGAACATCATATTTATCGCTGCCATTTGTGCGGAATCCTTTCCGCTCTGCATGACCTGCGAACTCCTGATTGAGGACTGCGAATCCCTCGCCAGTGGCATTTTTCACTCAAACTGGATGGACTCGGAACGGCGATACAAGTCAGCGATAATTTACTTTCTGCACAGGGTGCAGCAGCCCATACAGTTCTGGGCTGGGGCCATCTTTCCCATATGCGTGCAGAGCAACATCACGGTGGCCAAGTTCGCCTTTAGTATCATCACTATTGTTAATCAAATGAATCTGGCAGATAAGTTTCGAAAGGAAGGTTAATGTTGGCGCCCAAAAAACACTTGAACTGAGCTCGTTCGAGTGCGTGAGCACTTGAAGCGGGTGTGCACGTTATAATAATCATAATCGGATAATTCATAGACGAAAGGATATTTTCTAAAGTGTTTATAAATGTGTCAATTCCCACGTTGTAATCATTAGATGAGGCGTTGCTGCCATCAAGGATTCAACAGCAAGCCGAATCATTTATCAAGTTATTAACCAATTCTGGCTAATTGGCCGTTGGGTGGAAGTTTTGCTCGCACGTTAATAATAGATCATTGTTGGCACTTTACATGGACGATTGTTTAGTCTAATTACAGGCCACAGCACGGTGTCCTGAGCCTGGGCGTGGCTGACAGAGTGAAACGCGAGCACCTGTCCAATTATCACGGCTATAAAACAGACAGGTACTGGGACCTACATGCGACAACGGTCCCTGAACACTGGCTGGCTAAGTCAAAAAAATGGTGTTGTTTGAGCTGATAAATCCGGCTCCGCTGACTGAGGCCGTCAAGTCCCGCGAGGGGAACATTTATTTGTATAGGGCCATGTGGCTAATCGGTTGGATACCGCCCAAGGAGGGAGTTCTGCGGTATGTCTACCTCTTCTGGACCTGCGTGCCGTTCGCCTTTGGGGTTTTCTACTTGCCGGTGGGCTTTATCATCAGCTATGTGAAGGAGTTCAAGAACTTTACGCCCGGAGAGTTCCTCACGTCGCTTCAGGTGTGCATCAATGTGTACGGGGCATCGGTGAAGTCAACGATCACGTATTTGTTCCTCTGGCGGCTGCGAAAGACGGAGCAGATGCTGGACACGTTGGACAGACGGTTGCA
It encodes the following:
- the LOC108157934 gene encoding putative odorant receptor 59c, whose product is MKKPLFERLRPVPLTKSVASSDACIYFYRAATFLGWVPPKARLHRWAYLLWTCTTMVLGLVYLPLGLFLTYVVHFDKFAASEFLTSVQVDINCIGNGVKACVTFSQMWRMRRINAMIAPLDERCTTLNQRQILHKMVARGNRIIVFFLSMYLGFTTTTLFSSVFAGKAPWQVYNPLVDWRQGTRQLWEASLLEYIFIGIGVCQELLSDSYPIIFLSIFRGHLAILEDRIKNLRSNPELSEKENYQQLVDCIKDYRTIVQCCDLIRPIMSATIFTQFMLIGIVVGVAAVNILFFTTSIWMTLSNIIFIAAICAESFPLCMTCELLIEDCESLASGIFHSNWMDSERRYKSAIIYFLHRVQQPIQFWAGAIFPICVQSNITVAKFAFSIITIVNQMNLADKFRKEG